The segment GTAATCCTATATATAGGGTCACtctcaatcaaatttttatttttcactgcttttggTGCTGGGGCTCTGTCGGATTGTTGTCCCAACGTCCAAGGTTATCACTCCCAAATTTCAGGTCGACTTCGCCTTTCTTTCGAGTCGTTTCCTCTTTCCTCTAAAGTCTCTGTCTTCTTCAGAATTGTTCTTATGGCTAGAGCTCCTTCTTCTTGAAAAGATCGGTCGGAGAATCTGACTGATGAATCCCAGTCGAGTCCGGAtatggaggtctcttcactttcgggaccGAATGTTGAACGGCTTTGAGAGCAGTTTTGTATCTCGGAGCCGTTTCAACTTTTCACCCTTAGGACCGATGGTCAGGTGAATAACCCACCTTCggaccaggtggccttctacatcGAAGATCTTCGGGCGggtcttcgattttcgatttcgaaatttgtctgaaatattttggattattacAGATTTTGCCCGGCTTAGCTGGCACCGAACGCGGTCCGGCTGATAATTAGCTTTGCTTTGCTGTGTCGGATGTTGCTGACCATGTCCCATCATTCTCTTTTTCGAgccttcttcgtcctccgacctcaTTCGAAGGCCCGAGGGTAGTGGTTCTTCAACCTTCGAAAAGGCTTTTCCTTTAttatcgatcttccatcgtccattcatggatggaagaatcagtttttctttgtttcttcttctctctctcggggttttccttctcgttggggtgaTCCACGTACCGGTCCCAATGATAATAGCCGAGTGGAGGTCGATGATCAGGAGGACTTTCACCGGCTGAAAGACATGTTGGTGTCGAAACAAAGAGAGCTTGTAACCGAACAGGCCCTTTATGACATCGGTCTTAGTTCGGTTCCTCATCTAGGTATAGTAGAATTGATCGATTATTTTTGACTTTCTTTTTACTTGCTGAATTGTACTGACCTTCGTTGTATTTGTAGCCATGCAGCAGAGGGTGTGAGTGTCGAATATCGACATTCGTCAGCACGCTATCAAGAAGAGGGCAGCATCTGAGACTGGGCCTTTGCGACCGTCGAAGAGGCACCAGCTCCAGTCGGTATTTCAACGTCGATCGTAGAACTCGATGCCCTATCAGCATCGATTCCTGAACCAGTCTTGACGCTGTCAGTTCTGATAGTGCTCTCTGCGGCATCGTCcgaggagagggtggcgagggGGACTACCGAAACAGCATCAGTAGTCCCACCACCTGAGGAGGTTCGGGCTGAGTGAGACAAGAGAGCCCGAACAATCTACAGCTGCATCAGTTGCTCCTTCAATTGGGGCGCAGTCAAGCTCAAGCTTCCCCTCGCTTTCAAACGTGGGGCCGCTGACAACAGACCGGGGGAAAGCTCCGATGGCGTTGGTGGATGATGCTGTATCAGAGGGTCATGCGGTGCACTTCGACCTCCAAGTGCCTGTCGATGAGTCGGCCTTGGCTAATTCTGTACTGGCCAAGCGACTGTGTCAGGCGACTCTCCTTCCAGCTGATCGAGAGCATCGGAGAAAACGATCGgtggtcaaaatattttcatccttTTATCCGACCATCATCGAGGTAAGTCTCTTTGATaaactttctttcttctttttttttttaataatccgACCTATCCTTTGTCTGCAGTTGATCCACGACATGTCTGACCTGGAGGTCGGCTATAAGAAGTTCGCCAACATCCGCAGTGCGTGGAAGAATAAGATGGCAGCCGTCGATGCTGAGAAAGCCGCTGCACTTGAACAACTTGAGTCAGCGGCAGAACGAGAAGCCAAACTTCAGAAAGAGATTTTCTGACTCACTAACGACTTGGCATCCTCGGGGGCCGAACTTGCGTCGGCTTATGGGACTATTTCGGCTCTGGAATCAcaggtcaagagcaagaagcattctatccatCGGCTTCGATGAGAGCGAGATGGATGCATCGAAGAACTCGAAGCCGAACGTGGACGTCATCGGGCCAGTCTGGAAAGATTGGCACTGGTCGAAGAAGAATTGTCCTCTGCTTGAGTCGATGCTGATTTGGCTAAGGCAGAAGTAGAGTCGGCAAGAGAAGCACTGGGTCGGACAGTTGAGAATTTTCAAGATTTGAAAGAATATCGGGAAGAGATCCTCAAAAATGACTTCACTTCGTACTACGTCGGGTATGAAGATAGAAGAGATGCGGTCGAAAAGTTATACCCGAGCTTCGACTTGAGCAACATCATCCCTCCAAGATCGGAAGGAGTTATTGAAGAAGAAGCTACTCCGATTCAAGAAGAAGCATCGACTGAGCCTGAAATCGTTCAAGTCAAAGATACTACACCCGAGCAAAGGAATGATGATGAAGCTTAGTCGGTGTATTTTGCTTTCTTGTGGTAATTAGATACCTGTAATCGAATTTTGATCTATTTTGTAACTTCTTGTTTTGACAATGAATGAAAGCATTTTTCTTCTAGGTTTGAACTTTGTTCATTTGGAATATTGTCTGCAATGTCTGCAATATAAAGTAGTCACCGAGCATTAATCGGTGATCCGATCATTCGGTAGGACTTGTAAAATATCTATTAGTCGCATAGTCGTTTTGACATACTTAATAGAAATTAGGATAACGATTGTAAGTCGAATATCCCGTATTCGATATTTGATCGAACTTGTATGTCGAATTATCTAATAAtcagtggtaagccgaatatccctcgattgATCGTAGCctagtcggtataatttcaatccgaccTTGATCGTTTTGGCATTTCATTCCGCTTAGTTAAGACTAAGTCggcatattagtctttcgactatggtcagcttttacagtgaaaagttGGTATTGAAAACTGAGATATAATCGGCACTACGGCTTTTGTGGTGAAAGCccatgtagtcgatgtcggataAGATTGCAGTCGGTATATCGATTTTTGCATGAGAATCGAAATATAGTCGTCATCGAAACAGTTGATTCTTCGATTTTTATAGTGGAGGCTGAGATAAACTTCGTGTCAAAGCATAGTAGATAGTTCAGCTTTGGTAATAGAAGTCGACATATAGCCAGCGATTGATAAACTTGTCAAAGACTTGTGATTCTGAACTTTTGATTGTATTTTAAATAATGTACATATCGatacctttattgataatacattttcaGATTGTTGGCATTCTACGTTCGGAGAATCATCGATCCTTCGAGAGTTTTTAGTCGATATATATCCGGTCTAAGAGTTTTCGATATTTTATAAAGTCTTTCCCAAttcggagataattttttttgatccaggGGTTTTGAGACTTCTGCTTTTCTCAAGATCAGATCTCCTAGTCGAAAGATTTTTGGCTTGACTCttgcgttgtaatatcgggctatcCTTTGCCGATATGCAGCCATCCAAACTTAAGCTTGCTGTCGGAGTTCTAGAAGGAGATCTAAGTCAGCTCTCTGACATTCAAAGTTGCTCGGCTCACTATATTGTTCCACTCTTGTCGACGGCAACTGATCTTAAGAGCGGTATCATTGCTTCTGTCCCATAAGCTAGGTTGATGGGAGATTCTCCAGTCGATATGCAGAGAGTCGTTCGATACGTCCATAAGACTGGATATAATTCTTCTActtagaggcctttggcttcatttagtcggattTTTAACCCGTGTAGGATTGTTCGGTTGGTTACTTTCATCTCACCATTCGATTGTGGATGGTCGATCGATGTGAGTTTGTGCATAATATAGAATTTCGCATAAAACTCTCTAAAATTTTGGttgtcaaattatcgatcattattGGTGATGATGGTGTATGGCAAACCGAATCTATAAATGatgaatttctgaatgaagtctttcatTTTGCTTTCAGTGATTTGCgtcagaggttcggcttctacccatttgataaagtagtcgatggtgatcactatgaattttctctgaTCAGATGTCGGGGGGAAATgatcaagtatgtcaattctTTATTGTACGAAGGGTCATGGTGCTACAATCGACGTCAGCTGACTAGCTGGTTGATATTGTATATTTACATACTTTTaacatggttcacaccttcggatGAGTTCAGCTGTgtcttttttcatggtgggccaataatatccttgtcgtagaATTTTATAAGCTAGAGACTTGCCCTCTAAGTGATTTTCGTaaatcccttcgtgcacttctctaagtacatagtcggcatctgtaggTCCTAAACATTTCagcaaggagagagagaaagatcttttgTAGAAATGGCCATTTattattacatattgagaggcTGTCCATCGGAGTCGTTTAGCCTCTGAGAAGTCCGCAAGAAGGGTCCCATCAATCAGGtattgaacgatcggatccatccagtttgGTTCGATAGTGAGCTGTAATACCTcctcgactttatcaatactcgactgttcGAGGTATTCAACAAATGTCCGACCCAGCGAATTGAAAGCAGTAGTAGCCAATCATGAAAGTATGTCAGTCTGAGTATTTTTGGTTCTGGAAATGTGtaagatctcgaaatatttcaaGCTTGCAGTAAAATCTTTCACCTTcggaaggtacttcatcataatagggTCGCGGGCTTCAAATTCACCTTTGACCCATTTAGTGATCAGttatgagtcggtgaagaccttcaaactaTAAATCTCAAGCTTCTTGGCTATTTTCAAGTCGGTCAAAAgtacttcatattcggcttgattatttgaggtTTTAAAGTTGAACCGAAGGACATATTCGGTGACTATCCCTTCGAAATTTATGAGTATGAGGCCAGCTCCACTACCTTGtgtattagatgctccatcaatgtgcAGCACCCAGGTCGACTTTGAGTCGAGTTTGGGAGTGGTAGCCTCTTTTATTGTGTTGTCATTTGTATCTTTTGACTTATTATCGAATATAGTACATTCGGTGATAAAATCGACTAGGACTTGTGCCTTCATGGACAGTCGGGGGCGATATTGAATATCGAACTCGTCAAGCTTCACTGCCCACTTCGCCATCCGACTTGAAGTGTCAGGTCGATGTAAGATTGCCTTCAGCAGCTGATTTATCAGAACTACAATCGGATGGGTCTTAAGTACAGACGAAGTGGGCAGTGAATTGTGCCGATATGATTAGCACATAGATTATTTTCTCCATCTTTGAGTATAGGACTTCGGCATTGTGacgcactttgctggtgtagtagattgatcgatggatttgattttcatccttttggatgagcaccgaactaactgcttctgcTGAAGCTGCCAAGTAGAGATATAATGTCTCTCCGATCCTTGGTTTTGTGAGCAAAGGTGGAGAAGCCAGGTATTGTTTCAAGTCTTTGAAGGATTGTCGGCATTCATCTGACCATTGAAAATCTTTCGCCTAcctcaaagttttgaagaatgGCAAGCATCTCTCGATCGACttagaaataaattggttgagcgcggcaatccttccattgagttgctgtatctctttctttaaaCTCGGGTGCTTTATATTGATAatggctttgatttttttgagattagCCTCGATTTTTCGTTGTGAAacgaaaaatttgaaaaatttttcgaAGGTTACCCCAAATGCATACTTAGTCggatttaatttcatctgatgCCGTCGGAGTGTGTCGAAAGCTTCCTCCAGGTCCCGAACATGATCTGAAGTTTGGAGATCCTTCaccagtatgtcgtccacatatacttctATGTTCCATCCGATCTGcatcttgaagatcttgttgacgaGCCATTGATAGGTAGCATCGGTATTTTTCAGAccgaaaggcattactttatagCAGTATATGCTTTTGTCAGTCACAAAAGTCGTgtgctcttcatcttctggtgccatgtggatttgattatatccagcaAAGACATCCATGAAACTCAGAAGTCAGTGGTCAGAAGTCGCATCAACCAATTGGTCAATCTTCGGTAacgggaagctgtccttcggattAGCTACATTCAAATCAGTATAATCAATGTAGATCCTTCATTTTCCATTGATTTTTCTTACCATTACAACATTGGcaagccagtcgggatatgtagcttctctgatgaagcttgCTGCGAGGAGTTTgtcaacttcttcatcaatgatctTTTATCTTTCAGGAGCACAAGGTCACTTTTTCTGTCTCATCGGCTTAATATTTGGGTTGATGTTAAGTCGATGAGTTATTATTTCTGGAGAAATTTCGAGCTTGTCGGTGGCTGATCAAACAAAAATATCGGTGTTGGCTCTGAGTAATTTTATTAGTTGTTGCTATTCTGAGTCAGATAATTGTGATCCAATTCGGACTATTTTCtcgggatcttcttcttttaacgggATGGAAACCAGTTGTTCAGTCGGTTCAcctctcttgattttctctttaatCTAATTTGTTaacagacaaagagtcttcaggtttattattttgGGTGGAGACAAAGAAGCAATGTTGGATGAGTTGTTGATCTCCTCGCATCTCTTCAACTCCATATTTTGTCGAGAATCGGATTAATAAATAGTATGTCGAAACCACTGCTCTCAAAGCGTTAAGCCTAAATTATCCGAGTACGGCATTGTAAGTCGAAAGTATTCGAACTACCATGAACGTTATGAAAACAGTGCTCTATTGTGGTTCGGTCCCAGCGGTTAAGGGAAGAAAAATTTCTCTTTCcactgtgacagcatctcctgtgaagccgACCAGTGGCGTTGAGACTCTTCTGAGTTGGTTAATCGACAGTTGCATTCGGAAGAaagtcaaataaaataaaatatcagttgaatttttattatctataagaattctttttacatcatagttcactATTGTTgttgaaacaacaacagcatcatcatggagagtttgaattctccgaatatcttctttcgaaaaaattattacattatcGAGTCGTCATCACTTTGCCGATtcatcttcgaaagttgccctccTGTCCAGTCAtcca is part of the Elaeis guineensis isolate ETL-2024a chromosome 15, EG11, whole genome shotgun sequence genome and harbors:
- the LOC114914822 gene encoding uncharacterized protein, which gives rise to MALVDDAVSEGHAVHFDLQVPVDESALANSVLAKRLCQATLLPADREHRRKRSVVKIFSSFYPTIIELIHDMSDLEVGYKKFANIRSAWKNKMAAVDAEKAAALEQLESAAEREAKLQKEIF